The sequence gttttgtgagggtgcttgggtttttatagtagtagatggttgacctctcttccttggagtagaagtcttttccttataggagtcttcttgggcgtattttacgggattctttccatataggagtctTTAGGTTCCTTGAAACGTGGAGAGCaagttattttacttatatacgTAAACGGGCAGGTCAATCAACTTGTAGACCCACGCCGTCAGTTTAGGATAACCCCGTCTGCCCAAGTTTTACTCCCATCTGCCTAATTACTCCTGTCAGTCTAATTTTACTTCCGTCAGCTTCAGGATGCCCGGTTACATGTGTGCTCTTCCTTTACTCCCCCGTCAGTCTTGAAGACATGCTGACGGTACAGTTGCCTCCATGGAAAGCAAACCATTTTACTCAAATTGTTTTAAAGGAAAACTGTAGCCATTTTATTCAATATCAACATTTCTAAATATTTCAGAATATTTGAGAATTGATCTATCTAATGAGACCTATTATTTAATCTACTACCACAAATAATTAATTCATGAAACTTTTTAGCCCTTTAAAGTTTTATACCGTGGATTTAGGCCATTAGGCCAAACTATATTCTCTTGCTATCGCTTTGtatcttctttaatttatttaagagaaaacataaaaacTTCATAGTTCATAAGccccacaaaaataaataaataagaagatgTAGTCAAACTATCATtgtttttaaacaaaacattaatgaagaacaaaaaagaaacactttatttttattattcttgtCACATTGAGAATTCTGCTTAATTGTAATATatctaaacaaagaaaatagtTTGGTTCTTTCAACTTGAAGATACATATAATTCATACCTCTTATTGATTTAGCAACTACAAATAGGGGTCAAACTTTCCTCATAAGGACAAATTAATAGATCAGGACTTGTAATCATTTTCTCATTAGCGTCACCAACTTGAATAGTTTCAATGGCTCTACTCTTGATATCATAGAAAATCCATTTTTGCATCAATTTTGACCATAGTGTCATTTTCCCTTTCTTGAGACATATGAATACATAACCACAAAAATAGTGGTTTGCACAATGTGGTTCAAAATCATTTATAGAGACTCTATATTGAGATATCCATTGAAAATCCTCTAGCATGTTGTATATCTCAAAATATTCCTTCTCGCGGTCGAATTTAACTAAACACAACCTTCCTTCCTGTTCTGCCAAGCAATTCAGATTACGACTTAAAACTTTTGGAGGTAGACGGATAATTCGGAATGTTTCATCACTGACATCAAATGCTGTAATGGCAAGTTGCATAATTTCTTCAGTACAACTCAACCAGAATAGAGTACCATTCAAATAGATTGCTCCCCCATCGCATTTGTATGGTGGACTACTTTCAATGATTCTCCATGAATTAGAAGGAGCACCCATGGTTATTACTGCAGCCTTGATTGGAGTTccgaatttaaaaaaatcttgaaaaattttgaccGCTTTATATTGCTTTGTCAAAGGACAATATCCAAACCCAGTTATATAAGAATATCCAAACCCAATTACATAAGAACTGAGATGACAAGGTGGAAGAGTAACAAACTCTCCGGTGGTGGGATTAAATACATGAATATTGTGTTTGGCATCGTCCAAGCAAATCAAACCGTTTATAGAACTATTGAATGCGAATCGGGGAGAGATAGACAAGGTTTTTGTCACCAAAGTCTTAATATCACCTCTTATTTGTAAAGAAGATATGTCAAGGGAAAACACACCGGAAGAAATACAACGAGAGTTACAGCAAAGGATCCCAAGAGAGGTTTCCTTTGAGCGTTTCAAGTATTTGACCGCAAATTCAGTGATTAGTGCATACCAAGCCTTGCAAACCAACCTTAGTCTGAGGACAAGATACAGTGGAAGCAGTGAGAATATCCGTAGAGTGATATCTCCAGGGAGAGAATCCTATTCCTGCCTCCTTCCATCGTTGTTGTTGAGACTGATCAGGTGTATTCTCTATTCGTAGAACTGCAATATAAGAAAAGGCTAAACTAGGGTTTACCAAAGTCGGCCACAAAGGTATAATGTATAAACCCTTTTTAGGTTATTATACTGAATGCCGAAACCGACTCTCTAGACTTTTTACCAAAGTCAGCCACcgaccttttatttatttatttatttttatttaacaaaagaCCTATATAtgtttctcaattaaattcaaatatacaGTGGCAATGAATTTAATTGTGTTTCACGCTTGctatgattatttttttcaagataagtgtcataattttttatttatcctaatttgagatttatatgtataatattacACATTTTGGTTTTTCTAAAACATCCgagaacatttaaaaaattgtttctcaaaaagagagaaaaagagaacattaaaaaaatgctgtaaaaaataataatagaagtgCTATTGTCTTCAaactttttactcaaaaaaataatataaaatttgatatcaaCGGTAATTAAGGCAAGACAAAAGATAGTGAACCAAACATCCATAAGCAAATTTTCTATGACATCTTTTTTATAGTTCACTTATCACATAATGTTATAGAGTTATCAATTTACAATATATGTAGTTGAGAAAGTACAATACACAATATAATTCAATTAAGAAagtagtatataaattttgttctgAGGCTTACTAATTTTGATAGGAAAACATCTAACAATTGAGAAGAATTCAATATAAGAAATAATCAGCGTGGAAGAAATAGTGTCGGTTTAAAAAATAGgacaaaagaatgaagaaattgaaagaatattgtgggtttggggtttgtgggatttaatgttAATAGAATTTTCTTTATGCATTCCACAATGTTGGAAAGGGGAAGAGATGAACAAATGAAATGAGAAGTTGCgattggtttttgcatttttttttttttttttaaatagaatgTGGGAAATggatagttatttatttattatttattattataggAATGTGGGGTTTTGGGAACTTGGAACtgggattattttattttttttttttcatatgaacGTTGggtaggttttttgtttttaatttttgcaaaaGTTAACTTTTCgaattctcttaatatatagaaaagagataacaaatttatattttattgggCAATGCAACCATTTGTTTAAATTTAGACTAAATTGTAAATTGCATCCCTAAAATTTGcagtaattttcatttttcctctaaacattcaaaatttttatttgctCTCCTAACATTAAGTATCATTTGGATTTGCTCCATTCCATTGATGTGTCATGTCTAGCTATTCGTTAAAGTGCTAAATTAATCAAAACATTTTCAAACATATAGGGTGTAATatcaaaacaaatacaaatatagAGGGTGTTGTTGGTCTACTTAACAAACTATTTGGCAAAATGCACTGGCGTACGAGAGCAAATTCAAATGATACCTAACATTAGTGGAGAAAAATGTTTaggggaaaaatcaaattaccAAAACTATAGGGATGTAACTATCAATTTAGTCTTAAATTTAACTAAAGAACCTAATATACTACACCTACGAAACTATAACTAAAccaaatatacatacatataattgctttatttacttttgtgtattttaaaataatatggtttttattattattgttattaatttttgtattataacTAAAATCATCTTCATTAAAAAGCACTTATTAGAAAGCATGGTACGCCAAGAACTTTTTAGCATAACTGGTTAACACTTTTTAGTGTTTCAATGGAGACATtcaaggttaaaaaaaaaaaaaaaaaaaaaaaagagaaagaaatagactTTATAATGTTCCAGCACATATTGCTGCTAAGCATGCTTTACcttcttgttgttttttttgtttcagtGATGACAATCTGCCCCCTCCCCTAAAATTAGCTTGTAATGCAGATTGTCTTGCTTTTCCATCTTAATTTAATACAATTgcagctttaaaaaaaaaaaaaaaaaaaaaaaaaaaaaaaaaaaaaacgaggtTCAAATTCCCCCTAATTCATTATCACTatccaattattaaaaaaataaaagaaagaaagaaagcatagCACTCCTATGTGTGTATAGGAGTACAATCAAGTTTATTATGACTAGCTTGTTCTTCAATACAAGGAGTCTCCTTAATCCAACTTATTtggtatatttttattagaccATTTATAAATAATGCATCTGGCACTTAACGGACACATATCATTGAATATGGACAAAATGGCTTATTTCAAAATGCCAAATAACATTCAGGgtctaaatccaaattttttgAACGAGGGGGCATAATCAAATGTCCCTTAACTTTTATGGGTGCATATcgtaatttattaaaaaaaaaattaactacaaCTGTACAACAATGAATTACACCATTGAGATTATTATATACCTTATTATTTTCCAGATTCCATGtatccaaattttattaatccAATACATCATAGATAATCTAGAACAAAgcttctatacattaaaatcat is a genomic window of Quercus lobata isolate SW786 chromosome 2, ValleyOak3.0 Primary Assembly, whole genome shotgun sequence containing:
- the LOC115969262 gene encoding F-box protein At3g07870-like, translated to MKDSLPGDITLRIFSLLPLYLVLRLRLVCKAWYALITEFAVKYLKRSKETSLGILCCNSRCISSGVFSLDISSLQIRGDIKTLVTKTLSISPRFAFNSSINGLICLDDAKHNIHVFNPTTGEFVTLPPCHLSSYVIGFGYSYITGFGYCPLTKQYKAVKIFQDFFKFGTPIKAAVITMGAPSNSWRIIESSPPYKCDGGAIYLNGTLFWLSCTEEIMQLAITAFDVSDETFRIIRLPPKVLSRNLNCLAEQEGRLCLVKFDREKEYFEIYNMLEDFQWISQYRVSINDFEPHCANHYFCGYVFICLKKGKMTLWSKLMQKWIFYDIKSRAIETIQVGDANEKMITSPDLLICPYEESLTPICSC